One stretch of Euphorbia lathyris chromosome 7, ddEupLath1.1, whole genome shotgun sequence DNA includes these proteins:
- the LOC136201387 gene encoding uncharacterized protein, producing the protein MGTREVYEQKLRSGNLHHDPTINPGLGCPRCPRCLSLLNPNSEKGEWTITSVLHDATAVAGSGIGGLLSAVSGFNTGIPFLQNRLKGPKWLPFVVGLPPLLMVSGACAAFGGYALPEFAQLTVTSYYAASSASHYGVSLLTRRIEEAYNPQAQQERRG; encoded by the exons ATGGGTACTAGAGAGGTTTATGAACAGAAATTAAGAAGCGGAAACCTGCATCACGATCCCACCATCAATCCCGGCCTTGGTTGTCCTCGCTGTCCTCGATGTCTCTCTCTCTTGAACCCTAATTCT gaAAAAGGAGAATGGACTATTACTTCCGTCTTACACGATGCCACTGCTGTG gccgGCTCTGGTATTGGTGGATTGCTTAGTGCAGTTAGTGGTTTTAATACGG GGATTCCGTTCCTTCAAAATCGTCTCAAGGGACCAAAGTGGCTGCCTTTTGTTGTTGGG CTTCCTCCCCTGCTAATGGTCTCAGGTGCATGTGCTGCATTTGGAG GTTATGCACTTCCAGAATTTGCTCAGCTTACAGTGACATCCTATTATGCTGCCTCAAGTGCTTCACATTATGGGGTTTCATTGCTCACCCGACGTATCGAAGAGGCCTATAATCCCCAGGCTCAACAAGAAAGGCGTGGATAA
- the LOC136234729 gene encoding probable carboxylesterase 18: MSKKEISPSPSSSLPLKSRLMMAIFSVASRISRRSDFTVNRTFMNFFETKVPPSSKSINGVSSFDIPVDPTRNLWFRLYIPSTTTTTTTTLPLLIYFHGGGFCFFSADSKEYDQYCRRLALEIPAAVISVNYRLAPEYKYPCQYDDGFDTLKFIDGMSFNHFSDPKLDFRRCFVAGDSAGGNVAHHVVLRAINYKFSQLNIIGVIAIQPFFGGEERTESEILVDGGSGLSVERADWYWKAFLPEGEDRNHQVVNVFGPNAVDMTTVDFPATLICIGGYDILQDWQKRYYEGLKKSGKEVYLVEYPKMIHGFYGISELPESSLLIHEMREFIKKISDN, from the coding sequence ATGTCAAAGAAAGAAATATCTCCATCTCCATCTTCATCTCTTCCATTGAAGAGCAGGTTAATGATGGCCATTTTCTCAGTCGCCTCTCGCATTTCTCGCCGTTCTGATTTTACAGTAAATCGAACTTTCATGAATTTCTTCGAAACCAAAGTTCCACCTTCTTCTAAATCCATTAATGGCGTCTCCTCTTTCGATATCCCAGTCGATCCTACTCGCAACCTCTGGTTCCGCCTCTACATTCCTTCAACCACAACCACCACCACCACGACGCTTCCACTTCTAATTTACTTCCACGGTGGAGGATTCTGTTTCTTTTCAGCAGATTCTAAAGAGTACGATCAATATTGCCGCCGACTCGCTCTCGAGATTCCGGCAGCTGTGATTTCCGTCAATTACCGTTTGGCACCGGAGTACAAGTATCCATGTCAGTACGACGACGGATTCGACACGTTGAAATTCATAGATGGAATGTCTTTTAACCATTTCTCAGATCCAAAATTGGATTTCCGCCGGTGCTTTGTAGCCGGTGACTCCGCCGGAGGGAACGTAGCGCACCATGTGGTGCTTAGGGCTATTAATTACAAGTTTTCTCAATTGAATATCATCGGAGTTATAGCAATTCAACCGTTTTTTGGAGGGGAAGAGAGGACGGAATCGGAAATCTTAGTCGACGGAGGTAGTGGTTTGTCGGTGGAACGTGCGGATTGGTATTGGAAAGCATTTTTGCCGGAAGGGGAAGATCGGAATCACCAGGTGGTGAATGTTTTTGGGCCGAATGCGGTGGATATGACGACGGTTGATTTTCCGGCGACATTGATATGTATAGGAGGGTATGATATATTGCAGGATTGGCAAAAGAGGTACTATGAAGGATTGAAGAAAAGTGGGAAAGAAGTTTATTTAGTAGAGTATCCAAAAATGATTCATGGATTCTATGGAATCTCTGAATTGCCTGAATCTTCTTTGTTGATTCATGAAATGAgagaatttattaaaaaaattagtgaCAATTGA